Proteins encoded by one window of Paenibacillus sp. DCT19:
- a CDS encoding metalloregulator ArsR/SmtB family transcription factor: MNQSIQQFKSDFFKALAHPMRIQILELLSEGAKNVNELQSILGSEGSAVSQQLAVLRSKNVVQGLKEGTTVIYSLRDPLIKDLLEVAKQIFDNHLVDAISMLEDIRKET; the protein is encoded by the coding sequence ATGAATCAGAGCATACAACAGTTTAAATCGGATTTTTTCAAAGCCTTGGCTCATCCTATGCGGATTCAGATTCTGGAGTTGCTGAGCGAAGGAGCGAAGAACGTCAACGAGCTGCAAAGTATCCTGGGATCAGAAGGTTCCGCCGTTTCCCAACAGCTGGCTGTATTACGTAGTAAAAATGTTGTGCAGGGTCTGAAAGAGGGGACTACGGTCATATACTCTCTTCGGGATCCTTTGATCAAAGATTTACTGGAGGTTGCCAAACAGATTTTTGACAATCATTTGGTGGATGCCATTTCGATGCTGGAAGATATCCGCAAAGAAACATAA